A window of the Ostrea edulis chromosome 1, xbOstEdul1.1, whole genome shotgun sequence genome harbors these coding sequences:
- the LOC125682999 gene encoding glucose-6-phosphate isomerase-like, whose amino-acid sequence MADIKRGPLVEEAAWKELQAYYNSTGSKLNMLQMFKEDVARFDKFSQSLQTKDGDFLLDYSKNLLDSTTMKLLFKLAKERKVEEMRAGMFTGEKINFTEKRAVLHIALRNKSNTPIMVDGKDVMPDVNAVLTHMREFTDSVQSGKWKGFTGKAITDVVNIGIGGSDLGPLMVTEALKPYKKGPNVHFVSNIDGTHMAETLKKLKPETTLFIIASKTFTTQETITNAQSAKAWLLEVAKENSAIAKHFVALSTNATKVKDFGIDEKNMFGFWDWVGGRYSLWSAIGLSIALYIGMDNFEDLQAGGHFMDNHFISAPLESNIPMILAMIGVWYNNFFGAETQTLLPYDQYMHRFAAYFQQGDMESNGKYITRSGQKCNYKTGPIIWGEPGTNGQHAFYQLIHQGTRLIPCDFLMPVETQNPVQNGLHHEILTANFLAQTEALMKGKTTDEAREELVASGMSKADIDHILPHKVFEGNRPSNSILFQKLTPFTLGLLIAMYEHKIFVQGTIWDVNSYDQWGVELGKQLAKVIQPELKGKDPVSSHDGSTNGLMNFIKAHM is encoded by the exons ATGGCTGACATCAAAAGAGGTCCGTTGGTTGAAGAGGCAGCATGGAAAGAGCTGCAGGCTTATTACAATTCCACGGGATCTAAGTTAAACATGTTACAGATGTTTAAAGAGGATGTAGCCAGATTTGACAAGTTCAG CCAGAGCTTACAAACAAAAGATGGCGATTTTCTTCTGGATTATTCAAAGAATTTGTTGGACAGCACAACAATGAAACTACTTTTTAAGCTG GCAAAAGAGAGGAAAGTTGAAGAAATGAGAGCAGGAATGTTTACAGGTGAAAAGATTAACTTCACAGAGAAGAGAGCTGTTTTACATATAGCACTCAGAAATAAATCGAACACTCCCATAATGGTGGATGGAAAAGAT GTAATGCCAGATGTAAATGCAGTATTGACACACATGAGAGAATTTACTGATTCTGTACAGAGTGGAAAATGGAAAGGCTTCACAGGGAAGGCCATAACTGATGTGGTCAACATTGGTATAGGGGGCTCAGATCTG GGTCCTCTGATGGTGACAGAAGCGTTGAAGCCCTACAAGAAAGGCCCAAATGTCCATTTTGTCTCCAATATAGACGGCACCCACATGGCTGAAACTCTGAAAAAGCTTAAACCTGAAACTACGCTGTTCATTATTGCCTCCAAG ACTTTCACAACCCAGGAAACCATCACCAATGCACAATCAGCAAAGGCATGGCTCCTGGAAGTTGCAAAAGAG aATAGTGCCATTGCCAAACACTTTGTTGCTCTCTCAACAAATGCA ACGAAGGTGAAAGACTTTGGAATCGATGAGAAGAATATGTTTGGATTTTGGGAT TGGGTAGGTGGTCGATATTCCCTGTGGTCAGCCATTGGATTGTCCATTGCCCTCTACATTG GGATGGATAACTTTGAGGACTTGCAGGCTGGGGGACACTTCATGGACAACCACTTTATTAGTGCTCCTCTAGAATCAAAT ATTCCTATGATCCTAGCAATGATAGGTGTATGGTACAACAACTTCTTCGGAGCAGAAACACAGACCTTACTACCCTATGATCAA TACATGCACAGATTCGCAGCTTACTTCCAGCAGGGTGATATGGAGAGTAATGGAAAATACATAACTAGGAGTGGACAGAAATGTAATTACAAGACTGGACCCATCATCTGGGGAGAACCCGGGACAAATGGACAGCACGCATTTTATCAACTCATCCATCAAG GTACACGGTTAATTCCATGTGACTTTTTAATGCCAGTGGAGACCCAGAATCCAGTTCAAAATGGTTTACACCATGAG ATTCTGACTGCCAACTTTCTGGCCCAGACTGAAGCTCTGATGAAAGGAAAGACAACCGATGAAGCTAGAGAGGAACTGGTAGCTTCTGGAATGTCAAAGGCTGACATCGATCATATTCTTCCTCACAAG GTCTTTGAAGGAAACAGACCAAGCAATTCCATTTTGTTCCAGAAACTCACCCCATTCACTCTTGGTCTCCTAATTG caatgtatgaacacaagaTCTTTGTCCAAGGAACTATTTGGGATGTCAACTCATATGACCAGTGGGG